A window of Actinomadura rubteroloni contains these coding sequences:
- a CDS encoding HpcH/HpaI aldolase/citrate lyase family protein, which translates to MRHFDHIDAALRKHLFFRHPRRFDRHDDPAVLAVALGATLYSPAVRPNLADDIGKAARAGVTSLVVCLEDSIADADLPAAEENAVRQLRALHAGALGGEAEAPLLFLRVRHPCQIGDLTARLGDAAELITGFVLPKFTAATGGAYLDVLAETGERTGRRLLAMPVIESRDAVHVETRRAMLRDVAELLAKHRDLVLAVRIGATDLSSAYGLRRPPDLSIYDIAPVAGAISDIVNVLGRADGTGFVVTGPVWEYFSAGERMFKPQLRESPFLAQRAAPLRRSLIVSDVDGLIREVHLDKANGLTGKTVIHPSHVSPVHALSVVTHEEYCDAADILGVAGGGAMASAYANKMNEAKPHRAWAERLMLRARVFGVAAEGVTFVELLDAAGSR; encoded by the coding sequence ATGCGGCACTTTGACCATATTGATGCGGCGCTGCGCAAGCACCTGTTCTTCCGGCATCCCCGACGCTTCGACCGGCACGACGACCCGGCCGTCCTCGCGGTCGCGCTCGGCGCCACGCTCTACAGCCCGGCCGTCCGGCCGAACCTGGCCGACGACATCGGGAAGGCGGCCCGCGCCGGGGTGACGAGCCTGGTCGTGTGCCTGGAGGACTCCATCGCCGACGCGGACCTGCCCGCCGCCGAGGAGAACGCCGTCCGGCAGCTCCGCGCGCTGCACGCGGGCGCTCTCGGCGGCGAGGCGGAGGCGCCGCTGCTGTTCCTGCGCGTCCGGCACCCGTGCCAGATCGGGGACCTCACCGCCCGGCTCGGGGACGCCGCCGAGCTGATCACCGGGTTCGTCCTGCCGAAGTTCACCGCCGCGACGGGCGGCGCGTACCTCGACGTGCTCGCCGAGACCGGGGAGCGCACCGGGCGGCGGCTGCTGGCCATGCCGGTGATCGAGAGCCGCGACGCCGTCCACGTCGAGACCCGCCGCGCGATGCTCCGGGACGTCGCCGAACTGCTCGCCAAGCACCGCGACCTCGTCCTCGCCGTCCGGATCGGGGCGACCGACCTGTCCTCGGCGTACGGGCTGCGGCGCCCGCCGGACCTGTCGATCTACGACATCGCGCCGGTCGCGGGCGCGATCTCCGACATCGTCAACGTGCTCGGCCGCGCCGACGGGACGGGCTTCGTCGTCACCGGCCCCGTCTGGGAGTACTTCTCGGCGGGCGAGCGGATGTTCAAGCCGCAACTGCGCGAGTCCCCGTTCCTCGCCCAGCGCGCCGCGCCGCTGCGCCGCAGCCTGATCGTGTCGGACGTGGACGGCCTCATCCGCGAGGTCCACCTCGACAAGGCCAACGGCCTGACCGGCAAGACGGTCATCCATCCGTCGCACGTGTCGCCCGTCCACGCCCTGTCGGTCGTGACGCACGAGGAGTACTGCGACGCCGCCGACATCCTCGGCGTCGCCGGGGGCGGCGCGATGGCCAGCGCGTACGCCAACAAGATGAACGAGGCCAAGC
- a CDS encoding TerD family protein: MSISLQKGQRVSLAKPGGGALSRVRMGLGWDAVAKRGLFGKGKSQNIDLDASCLLFDASRNLADAVWFRQLRSKDGSVLHTGDNLTGEGAGDDEVINVDLASVPENVTQLVFTVNSFTGQDFSQIANAFCRLVDETTGQELARYDLTGAGRHNAQIMAKVTRDGAGWAMTAIGATATGRTFQDLLPAVSAHL; this comes from the coding sequence ATGTCGATCTCGCTGCAGAAGGGCCAGCGCGTGTCGCTGGCCAAACCCGGCGGCGGCGCGCTGAGCCGCGTCCGGATGGGCCTCGGCTGGGACGCCGTCGCCAAGCGCGGCCTGTTCGGCAAGGGCAAGTCGCAGAACATCGACCTGGACGCGTCCTGCCTGCTGTTCGACGCGAGCCGCAACCTCGCCGACGCGGTCTGGTTCCGCCAGCTCCGCAGCAAGGACGGGTCCGTCCTGCACACCGGCGACAACCTGACCGGTGAGGGCGCGGGCGACGACGAGGTCATCAACGTCGACCTGGCGTCCGTTCCGGAGAACGTGACGCAGCTCGTGTTCACCGTGAACTCCTTCACCGGCCAGGACTTCTCGCAGATCGCCAACGCGTTCTGCCGTCTCGTGGACGAGACCACCGGCCAGGAGCTGGCCCGCTACGACCTGACCGGCGCGGGCCGCCACAACGCGCAGATCATGGCGAAGGTGACGCGCGACGGCGCGGGCTGGGCGATGACGGCGATCGGGGCGACCGCGACCGGCCGCACCTTCCAGGACCTCCTCCCGGCGGTGTCGGCGCACCTGTAG
- a CDS encoding DUF475 domain-containing protein codes for MILRTFRWSFLLTLVGLAVAFVYDKGSGLALVAVLAILEVSLSFDNAVVNAKVLDRMAPFWQKIFLTVGIAIAVFGMRLLFPLVIVGVTAKLGPVEAFDLALNDPSRYHHLMNDAYPMIAAFGGMFLLMLFLDFVFEEHDVRWLEWVEKPLSRIGKLDQLSVVVAGGSLALVAGLWAEHSGEVMISGVLGMVTYILVNGLGELFSEPEDVAEEAADDAPARSGGPSALALATGKAGFFLFLYLEVLDASFSFDGVIGAFAISTDPIIIALGLGIGAMYIRSLTVYLVRKGTLHEYVYLEHGAHWAIGALAACMLVSIAHHVPEWLTGGLGAGLIIAAFVSSVLRNRTSDAPTVQVGPGADEDNLHSTGV; via the coding sequence ATGATCCTTCGCACCTTCCGGTGGTCGTTCCTCCTCACCCTCGTCGGCCTCGCCGTCGCCTTCGTGTACGACAAGGGGAGCGGGCTCGCGCTCGTCGCCGTCCTGGCGATCCTCGAGGTGTCGCTCTCGTTCGACAACGCCGTGGTCAACGCCAAGGTCCTCGACCGGATGGCGCCGTTCTGGCAGAAGATCTTCCTGACCGTCGGCATCGCGATCGCGGTGTTCGGCATGCGGCTGCTGTTCCCGCTCGTCATCGTCGGCGTCACCGCCAAGCTCGGCCCGGTCGAGGCATTCGACCTGGCGCTGAACGATCCGTCGCGTTACCACCACCTGATGAACGACGCGTACCCGATGATCGCGGCGTTCGGCGGGATGTTCCTGCTGATGCTCTTCCTGGACTTCGTGTTCGAGGAGCACGACGTCCGGTGGCTCGAATGGGTGGAGAAGCCGCTCTCCCGCATCGGCAAGCTCGACCAGCTCTCCGTCGTCGTCGCGGGCGGCTCGCTCGCGCTGGTCGCGGGCCTGTGGGCCGAGCACTCCGGCGAGGTGATGATCTCCGGCGTCCTCGGCATGGTCACCTACATCCTCGTCAACGGCCTCGGCGAGCTGTTCTCCGAGCCCGAGGACGTCGCCGAGGAGGCGGCCGACGACGCCCCCGCCCGGTCCGGCGGGCCGTCCGCGCTGGCGCTGGCGACCGGCAAGGCCGGCTTCTTCCTGTTCCTCTACCTGGAGGTCCTGGACGCGTCGTTCTCCTTCGACGGCGTCATCGGCGCGTTCGCGATCAGCACCGACCCGATCATCATCGCGCTCGGCCTCGGCATCGGCGCGATGTACATCCGGTCGCTGACCGTCTACCTCGTCCGCAAGGGCACGCTGCACGAGTACGTCTACCTGGAGCACGGCGCCCACTGGGCCATCGGCGCGCTCGCCGCGTGCATGCTCGTCAGCATCGCCCACCACGTCCCCGAGTGGCTGACCGGCGGGCTCGGCGCGGGCCTGATCATCGCGGCGTTCGTCAGCTCGGTGCTGCGCAACCGGACGTCGGACGCCCCGACCGTCCAGGTCGGCCCGGGCGCCGACGAGGACAACCTCCATTCGACCGGGGTCTGA
- a CDS encoding TerD family protein, with amino-acid sequence MGVSLAKGGNVSLTKAAPNLTRVSVGLGWDVRATTGADFDLDASALLLNGSGKVISDHHFVFFNNLRSPDGSVEHTGDNLTGEGEGDDESINVDLSAVPAECERIVFPVSIYDAENRGQSFGQVRNAFIRIVDRSDDNELARFDLTEDASTETAMVFGELYRHGGEWKFRAVGQGYASGLAGIALDFGVNVG; translated from the coding sequence ATGGGAGTATCGCTCGCCAAGGGCGGCAACGTCTCGCTGACCAAGGCCGCCCCGAACCTCACGCGCGTGTCGGTCGGGCTCGGCTGGGACGTCCGGGCGACGACCGGCGCCGACTTCGACCTGGACGCGTCCGCGCTGCTCCTGAACGGCTCCGGCAAGGTCATCTCCGACCACCACTTCGTGTTCTTCAACAACCTGCGCAGCCCCGACGGCTCGGTCGAGCACACCGGCGACAACCTCACCGGTGAGGGCGAGGGCGACGACGAGTCCATCAACGTGGACCTGTCGGCCGTGCCCGCCGAGTGCGAGCGCATCGTCTTCCCGGTCTCGATCTACGACGCGGAGAACCGCGGGCAGAGCTTCGGCCAGGTCCGCAACGCGTTCATCCGGATCGTCGACCGCTCCGACGACAACGAGCTGGCCCGGTTCGACCTCACCGAGGACGCGTCCACCGAGACCGCCATGGTGTTCGGCGAGCTGTACCGGCACGGCGGCGAGTGGAAGTTCCGCGCCGTCGGCCAGGGCTACGCCTCCGGTCTCGCCGGGATCGCCCTGGACTTCGGCGTCAACGTCGGCTGA
- a CDS encoding TerD family protein gives MGVSLTKGGNVSLTKQAPGLAAVTVGLGWDLRTTTGTDFDLDASALVLDASGKILTDQHFVFFNNLRSPDGGVEHTGDNTTGAGEGDDEQINVNFGALPDNAERVAFAVSIYDADSRGQNFGQVRNAFIRVVNRTDRAELARYDLTEDASTETAMVFGELYRSGGDWKFRAVGQGYASGLAGIATDFGVNL, from the coding sequence GTGGGTGTCAGTCTGACCAAGGGCGGAAACGTCTCGCTCACCAAGCAGGCGCCGGGCCTCGCGGCCGTCACGGTCGGCCTCGGGTGGGACCTCCGCACCACGACCGGCACCGACTTCGACCTCGACGCGTCGGCGCTCGTCCTGGACGCGTCCGGCAAGATCCTCACCGACCAGCACTTCGTCTTCTTCAACAACCTGCGCTCCCCGGACGGCGGCGTCGAGCACACCGGCGACAACACGACCGGCGCGGGCGAGGGCGACGACGAGCAGATCAACGTCAACTTCGGCGCGCTGCCCGACAACGCCGAGCGGGTCGCGTTCGCCGTGTCGATCTACGACGCCGACTCGCGCGGCCAGAACTTCGGGCAGGTCCGCAACGCGTTCATCCGCGTCGTGAACCGCACCGACCGCGCCGAGCTGGCCCGCTACGACCTCACCGAGGACGCGTCCACCGAGACCGCCATGGTGTTCGGCGAGCTGTACCGCAGCGGCGGGGACTGGAAGTTCCGGGCCGTGGGTCAGGGGTACGCCTCGGGTCTGGCCGGAATCGCCACCGACTTCGGCGTCAACCTCTGA
- a CDS encoding molecular chaperone DnaJ, whose translation MRGDRRNRVSPAETAANTAKEAAAAAFYDMDQAERYLRGRLTVFADLDRAAAAPAEREFAALGEAATAASAAYIAVVDAHPFDGRPRSPAEWDGMERAFRAVTDRMTEMNARLERFGGTIAAALSRLEAALDRLPPRLTAARDAAAAAEAAVAAARAAGLDAAAAEAELEGVRADLARLGSAGLGGLGLDGALTAAEDVARRAAAVREAAEDLPKEAERTRNALASVRTRVDVVAGRSGPVRDAMRTLLREYAEGCWRDLKGAPEAIEAGVARARERLDEAAGQVAAARWRDAQRSLTAARTELNAADRRAGQVTGRVAELAAVAADPEGAAETARFAVRDAQRLAMAQPGGAAPHHARVLDGLVARLERAPDGLRGAHPDYWAYLTELEAVRTAAGDVVSRIRSERAGQH comes from the coding sequence GTGCGGGGCGACCGGCGGAACCGGGTGTCGCCCGCCGAGACGGCGGCGAACACGGCGAAGGAGGCGGCGGCGGCCGCCTTCTACGACATGGACCAGGCCGAGCGGTACCTGCGCGGGCGGCTGACGGTGTTCGCCGACCTCGACAGGGCCGCCGCCGCGCCCGCCGAGCGGGAGTTCGCGGCGCTCGGCGAGGCCGCGACGGCCGCGTCGGCGGCCTACATCGCCGTGGTGGACGCGCATCCGTTCGACGGACGGCCGCGCTCCCCCGCCGAGTGGGACGGCATGGAGCGGGCGTTCCGGGCCGTCACCGACCGCATGACGGAGATGAACGCGCGGCTGGAGCGGTTCGGCGGGACGATCGCCGCCGCGCTGTCCCGGCTGGAGGCCGCCCTCGACCGGCTCCCGCCCCGGCTGACGGCCGCGCGCGACGCCGCGGCCGCCGCCGAGGCCGCGGTGGCCGCGGCGCGTGCCGCCGGGCTGGACGCCGCCGCCGCGGAGGCCGAGTTGGAGGGCGTCCGCGCGGATCTGGCGCGGCTCGGCTCGGCGGGCCTCGGCGGGCTCGGGCTGGACGGCGCGCTCACCGCCGCCGAGGACGTCGCCCGCCGCGCCGCCGCCGTCCGGGAGGCCGCCGAGGACCTGCCGAAGGAGGCCGAGCGGACGCGCAACGCCCTCGCCTCGGTCCGGACGCGGGTCGACGTCGTCGCGGGGCGGTCCGGGCCCGTCCGGGACGCGATGCGGACGCTGCTGCGCGAGTACGCCGAGGGCTGCTGGCGGGACCTGAAGGGCGCGCCGGAGGCGATCGAGGCGGGCGTCGCGCGCGCCCGCGAGCGGCTGGACGAGGCCGCCGGGCAGGTCGCGGCGGCGCGCTGGCGCGACGCGCAGCGGTCGCTGACCGCCGCGCGCACCGAGCTGAACGCCGCCGACCGCCGCGCCGGCCAGGTCACCGGACGGGTCGCCGAGCTGGCCGCCGTCGCCGCCGACCCCGAGGGCGCGGCCGAGACCGCGCGGTTCGCCGTCCGGGACGCGCAGCGCCTCGCGATGGCGCAGCCGGGCGGCGCCGCGCCGCACCACGCGCGGGTGCTGGACGGTCTCGTCGCGCGGCTGGAGCGCGCCCCGGACGGCCTGCGCGGCGCCCACCCCGACTACTGGGCCTACCTCACCGAGCTGGAGGCCGTCCGGACGGCGGCGGGCGACGTGGTCTCCCGCATCCGTTCCGAGCGCGCCGGGCAGCACTGA
- the efeB gene encoding iron uptake transporter deferrochelatase/peroxidase subunit translates to MTGEIENGTESNTEGDTGTERRRERMSRRSMLGLSGTGLIAGAAAGVGLDRTAFAKEGRPVSTEAVSFYGGHQAGIATPVQDRLHFAAFDVMTGDRAKLVRLLKEWTEAAAAMTAGRPVGDGAVGGLSVAPPDDTGEALGLPASRLTLTIGFGPGLFEKDGKDRFGLRAKRPAPLVDLPHFPGDNLDPARSGGDIAVQACADDPQVAVHAIRNLARIGFGTVAIRWSQLGFGKTSSTTPDAQTPRNLFGFKDGTENIAGTDADLLGKHVWAGRGDGAPWMAGGSYLVARRIRMHIEIWDRTPLGEQEDIIGRDKGEGAPAGAAREHDPVVLERLKRDSHVRLAHPGSNGGARILRRGYSFTDGTDGLGRLEAGLFFLAYQRDPRTGFVRIQQSLASDAMNEYIQHVGSGIFACPPGVRKGGYWGETLFA, encoded by the coding sequence ATGACCGGAGAGATCGAGAACGGCACCGAGAGCAACACCGAGGGCGACACCGGGACGGAACGCCGGCGCGAACGCATGTCGCGCCGGTCCATGCTGGGCCTGTCGGGCACCGGCCTCATCGCGGGCGCGGCGGCGGGCGTCGGCCTGGACCGCACCGCGTTCGCCAAGGAGGGACGGCCGGTCTCCACCGAGGCCGTCTCCTTCTACGGCGGGCACCAGGCGGGCATCGCGACGCCCGTCCAGGACCGGCTGCACTTCGCCGCGTTCGACGTCATGACCGGCGACCGGGCCAAGCTCGTCCGGCTGCTGAAGGAGTGGACCGAGGCCGCCGCCGCGATGACGGCGGGCCGCCCGGTCGGCGACGGCGCGGTCGGCGGCCTGTCGGTCGCCCCGCCCGACGACACCGGCGAGGCGCTGGGCCTGCCCGCGTCCCGGCTCACGCTGACGATCGGGTTCGGCCCCGGCCTGTTCGAGAAGGACGGCAAGGACCGCTTCGGCCTGCGCGCCAAGCGCCCCGCGCCGCTGGTCGACCTGCCGCACTTCCCCGGCGACAACCTCGACCCCGCGCGCAGCGGCGGCGACATCGCCGTGCAGGCGTGCGCGGACGACCCGCAGGTCGCCGTGCACGCCATCCGCAACCTCGCCCGCATCGGGTTCGGGACGGTCGCGATCCGCTGGTCGCAGCTCGGCTTCGGCAAGACGTCGTCCACGACGCCCGACGCGCAGACCCCGCGCAACCTGTTCGGCTTCAAGGACGGCACCGAGAACATCGCGGGCACCGACGCCGACCTGCTCGGCAAGCACGTGTGGGCCGGGCGCGGCGACGGCGCGCCGTGGATGGCGGGCGGCTCCTACCTCGTCGCGCGGCGCATCCGGATGCACATCGAGATCTGGGACCGCACGCCGCTCGGCGAGCAGGAGGACATCATCGGCCGCGACAAGGGCGAGGGCGCCCCGGCGGGCGCGGCCCGCGAGCACGACCCGGTCGTGCTGGAGCGGCTGAAGCGCGACTCGCACGTCCGGCTCGCCCACCCCGGCAGCAACGGCGGGGCGCGGATCCTGCGGCGCGGCTACTCGTTCACCGACGGCACCGACGGCCTCGGACGCCTGGAGGCGGGCCTGTTCTTCCTCGCCTACCAGCGCGACCCCCGGACGGGCTTCGTCCGGATCCAGCAGTCCCTGGCGTCCGACGCGATGAACGAGTACATCCAGCACGTCGGGTCCGGGATCTTCGCGTGCCCGCCCGGCGTCCGCAAGGGCGGCTACTGGGGCGAGACCCTCTTCGCCTGA
- the efeO gene encoding iron uptake system protein EfeO, protein MRVAPYLAATGVAAVSMTLLAACGDGDGGKTRAGAIAVTATDKSCSVAKTDLTAGKVTFEITNKGSEVNEFEVLRPDGSILAERENIGPGTKTDFVTKLNPGSYTLLCSAGQTGKGPTTTVTVTGKAAGAGDPRLATAAAEYKTYVLAQVNDSYTRTEAFVAAVKAGDVAKAKELYAPSRIGWESVESVAEKFGDLDPRMDAREADLKPEERKNWSGWHLLEKALWKDGSVKGKEKYADQLLKDLGEVRTRLNTLTLDPVNDMAAGAKSLMDEVATGKVTGEEEAFSHTDLVDFKGNVDGAKKVYDLLRPIVRERDAALAADLDGGFKDVYDLLAKHEKNGSYVSYDTVGEADRKALSDAVNALGEPLSKLAKVVAG, encoded by the coding sequence ATGCGCGTCGCCCCCTACCTCGCCGCCACCGGCGTGGCCGCCGTCTCGATGACCCTGCTCGCGGCCTGCGGAGACGGTGACGGGGGGAAGACCAGGGCGGGCGCCATCGCCGTCACCGCGACCGACAAGTCCTGCTCGGTCGCCAAGACCGACCTGACGGCGGGCAAGGTGACCTTCGAGATCACCAACAAGGGCTCGGAGGTCAACGAGTTCGAGGTGCTGCGCCCGGACGGCTCCATCCTCGCCGAGCGCGAGAACATCGGCCCCGGCACCAAGACCGACTTCGTCACCAAGCTGAACCCCGGCTCCTACACGCTGCTGTGCAGCGCGGGCCAGACCGGCAAGGGGCCGACGACGACCGTCACCGTCACCGGCAAGGCCGCCGGCGCCGGGGACCCGCGCCTCGCCACGGCCGCCGCCGAGTACAAGACCTACGTCCTCGCGCAGGTCAACGACAGCTACACCCGCACCGAGGCGTTCGTCGCGGCCGTCAAGGCGGGCGACGTCGCCAAGGCCAAGGAGCTGTACGCCCCGTCGCGGATCGGCTGGGAGTCGGTCGAGTCCGTCGCGGAGAAGTTCGGCGACCTCGACCCGCGCATGGACGCCCGCGAGGCCGACCTGAAGCCCGAGGAGCGCAAGAACTGGTCCGGCTGGCACCTGCTGGAGAAGGCGCTCTGGAAGGACGGCTCGGTCAAGGGCAAGGAGAAGTACGCCGACCAGCTCCTGAAGGACCTCGGCGAGGTCCGCACCCGGCTGAACACGCTCACGCTCGACCCGGTCAACGACATGGCGGCGGGCGCCAAGAGCCTCATGGACGAGGTCGCCACCGGAAAGGTCACCGGCGAGGAGGAGGCGTTCAGCCACACCGACCTCGTGGACTTCAAGGGCAACGTGGACGGCGCCAAGAAGGTCTACGACCTGCTCAGGCCGATCGTCCGGGAGCGCGACGCCGCGCTGGCCGCCGACCTCGACGGCGGGTTCAAGGACGTCTACGACCTCCTGGCCAAGCACGAGAAGAACGGTTCCTACGTCTCCTACGACACGGTCGGCGAGGCCGACCGCAAGGCGCTCTCCGACGCGGTGAACGCGCTCGGCGAGCCGCTGTCCAAGCTCGCGAAGGTGGTGGCGGGATGA
- a CDS encoding YbjQ family protein, with translation MLIVTTDGLAGYVIRNVLGEALGTSVHVDHGPGAPTPPPGSPSSATFRVAGEGLGGTRRAAVERLAEDAHRKGANAVVGMCFETVPLSGGGHEVCAYGTAVWAEPQHGAPPAQQQPPQHQQNYSHHSQNVQYTEPQPGGPPMAARNLTIGLHDQPR, from the coding sequence ATGCTGATCGTCACGACCGACGGGCTCGCCGGCTACGTCATCCGCAACGTGCTCGGCGAGGCGCTGGGGACGTCCGTCCACGTCGATCACGGTCCGGGCGCCCCCACGCCGCCGCCCGGCTCCCCGAGCAGCGCGACGTTCCGCGTCGCGGGGGAGGGCCTCGGCGGGACGCGCCGCGCGGCGGTCGAGCGGCTGGCCGAGGACGCGCACCGCAAGGGCGCGAACGCGGTCGTCGGCATGTGCTTCGAGACGGTCCCGCTGTCGGGCGGCGGCCACGAGGTGTGCGCGTACGGGACGGCCGTGTGGGCGGAGCCGCAGCACGGCGCGCCGCCCGCGCAGCAGCAGCCGCCGCAGCACCAGCAGAACTACTCCCACCACAGCCAGAACGTGCAGTACACCGAGCCGCAGCCGGGCGGGCCGCCGATGGCCGCCCGCAACCTGACGATCGGGCTGCACGACCAGCCGCGCTGA
- the rpoD gene encoding RNA polymerase sigma factor RpoD, translating to MLTGEAPSLDQVADLVARGREQGGITVEDVAAAIDRSELPDDSLERVVRLLAEQGVDVLEAPPDVEDAPRASDGRAPTSDLVRIYLREIGRVPLLTAEEEVELAKSIEAGLFAADKLAHIAVASPGERLELQQLARDGNRAKQRLTEANLRLVVSIAKRYVGRGMLFLDLIQEGNLGLIRAVEKFDYTKGFKFSTYATWWIRQAITRAIADQARTIRIPVHMVETINKLVRVQRALHQELGREATHEEIGREMGLPPARVAEIQRISQEPVSLQSPIGEEDSDLGDFIEDSDAVVPIEAAAFILLQDQLRDILQTLSEREQRVIRLRFGLADGHPRTLEEVGREFGVTRERIRQIESKTLAKLRHPSRAQLLREYLE from the coding sequence GTGCTGACTGGCGAAGCGCCATCTCTCGACCAGGTGGCGGATCTCGTCGCGCGCGGCAGGGAACAGGGCGGTATCACCGTCGAGGACGTCGCCGCCGCGATCGACCGCTCGGAACTGCCGGACGACTCGCTGGAGCGCGTCGTCCGCCTGCTCGCGGAACAGGGGGTGGACGTCCTCGAAGCCCCGCCGGACGTCGAGGACGCACCGCGCGCGAGCGACGGACGGGCGCCGACCAGCGACCTGGTCCGGATCTACCTGCGGGAGATCGGCCGCGTTCCGCTGCTGACGGCGGAAGAGGAAGTGGAACTGGCGAAGTCGATCGAGGCGGGGCTGTTCGCCGCGGACAAGCTGGCGCACATCGCCGTCGCGTCCCCCGGGGAACGGCTGGAACTCCAGCAGCTCGCCCGGGACGGCAACCGGGCGAAACAGCGGCTGACCGAGGCGAACCTGCGGCTCGTCGTCTCCATCGCGAAACGGTACGTGGGGCGGGGAATGCTGTTCCTCGACCTCATCCAGGAGGGGAATCTCGGGCTCATCCGCGCGGTCGAGAAATTCGACTACACAAAGGGTTTCAAATTCTCCACCTATGCCACCTGGTGGATCCGGCAGGCGATCACCCGCGCCATAGCCGACCAGGCGCGGACGATCCGTATTCCGGTGCACATGGTCGAGACGATCAACAAGCTCGTCCGGGTGCAGCGCGCCCTGCACCAGGAACTCGGCCGGGAGGCGACGCACGAGGAGATCGGCCGGGAGATGGGGCTGCCGCCCGCGCGGGTGGCGGAGATCCAGCGGATCTCGCAGGAGCCGGTGTCGCTCCAGTCGCCCATCGGCGAGGAGGACTCCGACCTCGGCGACTTCATCGAGGACTCCGACGCCGTCGTCCCGATCGAGGCCGCCGCGTTCATCCTGCTCCAGGACCAGCTCCGCGACATCCTCCAGACGCTGTCCGAGCGCGAGCAGCGGGTGATCCGGCTGCGGTTCGGGCTGGCCGACGGGCATCCGCGCACGCTGGAGGAGGTCGGCCGGGAGTTCGGGGTGACGCGCGAGCGGATCCGGCAGATCGAGTCCAAGACGCTCGCGAAGCTGCGCCACCCGTCCCGCGCGCAGCTTCTGCGCGAGTACCTGGAGTGA